The nucleotide sequence CAGTTCCAAGTAGAAGAATGAAGCTACATGAATCCGACCATGGTAAGTCAAAATGCAACGATACTCCTTATAATGAGCGCGTTTAAGTATCATGGGATTTAGCAGCATTTGTTGACTGATCTGTCGAGTCAACCAAAGTTGGTGACAGTGCATCAGACATAATAATTGGAGAGTTCCTATCTCATCGCGCAGAACACACTATTCCAAACAGAAGAGAAACCAAACATTCCCCATAGAAATTTTCTATTCTTCTTTCCGAAGTCATTCATTCCCTTCTCCCCCACCCATTACTCTTCTTACTTCTTGAACTATAAATACTAATTAATGCTATGCAATTACAAGTATAAAAGCATTACACAATTCTGTATATAATAGGGTGGTAATTAGAAAAGGttctttgatattatttctcATTATAGTGTTAATTCTTGTGCTGGGTTTTGGGTGTGGCTGTGACATTTAGAGACGAGGAGCAACGAAGGAACATGCAAACATATAGTGTATCATGTTGGTTCTCGGAATCCTTTGCCCACACACTTGACATATTCTTGGATGCAAGGAAACGAGAGGAGACAGGGTATGTACCGTGAGACAAAAGCATTCCATGGCGTAAAAGGCCAAAGGATCTTAAATCCGAAAGGTTCTTTTTAACTTGCATGCATGCCCGGTGGAGAACatggagagagaagagagaagagagaaggagAAAAGCCCAGAGACAAGATGAGAAAGCACGTAGGAAGAACAGTAGAAACGTAGCAGCATTTGCCAAACAGTTAAGACGGTCCAAAGGAACACACACGCGCGTCGGTAGATAAAGGCAGCGAGCATACCGAGCTTTTCCTCAGGCGTTTGCGCCCGTCACGGCCACCATCGACCGGACATGAAGACCAGACCAAGCGGAAGGAGAAAAGAGAGAGTGGAAAGACGAGGAGGGAACCCTAAGGAGCAACCCTAACAACAGTAGCAGTGGCAGAGTGCGGTCCGGTGCGTGGTCGCTTAGAAAGGAGTGACACCCATGTTTGCAGCGGCTGTGGCGTAGAAACCCTCCTTGGGAAGAACATCCTCTCCCTCCTGAAAAGAAAAGTGAGATGCAAGATTCTCAGTTAATACCCATAAAAGCAAAGGGGAGGAGGAACAGCTGTGACCAGAGGCTAAGCTTAGGAAGAACTTTAGGTTTTTAAGGGAGACAGGGGTCGTTGCTTTTCGATCGCGCTCACTCACCGGCGCCTGCCGCACGCTGGCCTTCTTCAGACCCTGATCCGGCATCAGTCCGAAATGGATGTGCGGAAAGTGGGCCCACTAAAAGAGGAAAATTTAAAGAATGTGAGATCCAAACACAGGTTTAGTCCAACCAAACCTGAAGCTTAGATCGTAGAAGagtagtgagagagagagagagagagagagagagcgagagagagatagGCTTACGTTCTTTGCAGCGGCGCTGAAGGCCTCCCTGTGAGTGATGTCGGGATTCCCAGCTTTAATGCGTTGGATTTCGTCTCTGCATTTGAACGAGAAGAGAGTGTTGTTAATTCCTCGTGGTTTGACTCCGTTTAATTAGATCAACATGTGCTCCGCTTACTTGATGAACCGATTGTATGCGGATGGAACTCGCTGCCGCTTCTCCGGAGCTGCACACCGCACCATCATCGAGATGATTACAACAGTTGTAGAAAGGACGAAAGAGGTGATAACTCGGAGCTAATTTTAACTGTTAGATATATGGCATGAATAGTGGTGAACAATTGAGTGATATGGACGGGATCATCCGAGGGGACAAAGCAGAAGGGAGGAGAGAAGAACTACTATTGCTACAGCTAAGTTTTTGAAGGCTGAGTACGTGCTACAGTTTCTGTAGCAGATGGTTTTCCTCTGGTAGACCACAGACCAGAAGACAACCTCCATTGTTGAGGTGTAAGCATCTGCAGGCATCTTCTTGCTACTGGTGTTATGTCGCCCTTGCAATTATTACTTGTGCAGGTtgcaggaggaagaggaagatgaagatgatgagaACGAGGACGGGGTAGCAGAATGGTAAGATTTCCGAGAGAAGATGGTGTGAGTGCAACAGTGAACATTATGAAGCTACGTAGCTAAACGAAATCGACAGTGTGTTGTGCGAAGGGGAATCGATGATATGGACCGggaaagggaagggaagggatctCACGTCTGTTGACGACCGGGGACCGTGGAAGCACTTCCTCCACACCTTTCACGGGCGCCGTGGTGCTGCAGTTGCTGTTGATGCTGTCGTTGTGGTTGACGGTGGCGTTACTGTGGACGAGGTTGCCGTTGTTGTTGGCGTTGCCACTGCACAGTATGGATGGATCCAGCAGTAAGCTGGGAGGCGGGCACTGTAGATCATCCTGATCGAAGAGAGACAAAAGGGTTAGACGCGGCGGAAGCGAAGAGGAGATGGTAGAGCAGGTCATGTACGTACCAGGAGATTATGGTGAGCCGGGGTCAAGCAGGCATGGCTGAGGTGGAGCTGGTTGGCGGCAGGGAGGAGAAGACCCCTCATGTTGACGGAGAGAAGATTGGTGCAGTGGCCACACCTCACCGTCACCGTCTTGAAGAGACTGGTGTAGGGAACACTCACCTGCCAAAGATAACAGTGAGACGGAAGCCCCAAAGGGAAGGGGATCG is from Musa acuminata AAA Group cultivar baxijiao chromosome BXJ3-8, Cavendish_Baxijiao_AAA, whole genome shotgun sequence and encodes:
- the LOC135644576 gene encoding protein YABBY 4-like isoform X2 gives rise to the protein MSSSSAAFSLDHLSPPPSEQLCYVHCNFCDTVLAVSVPYTSLFKTVTVRCGHCTNLLSVNMRGLLLPAANQLHLSHACLTPAHHNLLDDLQCPPPSLLLDPSILCSGNANNNGNLVHSNATVNHNDSINSNCSTTAPVKGVEEVLPRSPVVNRPPEKRQRVPSAYNRFIKDEIQRIKAGNPDITHREAFSAAAKNEGEDVLPKEGFYATAAANMGVTPF
- the LOC135644576 gene encoding protein YABBY 4-like isoform X1 → MSSSSAAFSLDHLSPPPSEQLCYVHCNFCDTVLAVSVPYTSLFKTVTVRCGHCTNLLSVNMRGLLLPAANQLHLSHACLTPAHHNLLDDLQCPPPSLLLDPSILCSGNANNNGNLVHSNATVNHNDSINSNCSTTAPVKGVEEVLPRSPVVNRPPEKRQRVPSAYNRFIKDEIQRIKAGNPDITHREAFSAAAKNWAHFPHIHFGLMPDQGLKKASVRQAPEGEDVLPKEGFYATAAANMGVTPF